One part of the Ziziphus jujuba cultivar Dongzao chromosome 2, ASM3175591v1 genome encodes these proteins:
- the LOC132800628 gene encoding zinc finger BED domain-containing protein RICESLEEPER 2-like — protein MFVAKKQKVSLTTDTWTYIQNVCYMSLTAHYVDDDWMLHKRILSFCVIPNHKGEAIGKLIEVYLHDWGIEKVFIITLDNASANNNLIAYLKRKMVHWKSCVLDADFLHIRCSAHIFNLIVCESLKELDDSIASIRNTVRYVRSSPSRLQKFKGCISQEKIDSKTLVCLDVLTRWNSTYLMLESALKFQKVFDRMEEEDGHYASYFGEDDSDRKKVEPPLAWHWDDAKVFVQFLKGFYDVTLKFNASLHVTSNIYFHQISSIQKQLDDLCVSEDDRLCVMARKMREKYNKYWGSMGNVNKLFLIAAVPDPRYKLDYVSFSYVMLYDNDESMVTKLINSLKKTLMRLYNWYNEREMGSDTSCQSSIGVESCGTSLNCNSSGLEHANYADRVWIAYLKKREQNQCKEVKNDVDRYLVDPCKSSLNKGFDILNW, from the coding sequence ATGTTTGttgcaaagaaacaaaaagttaGCCTTACAACTGATACATGGACTTATATTCAAAATGTTTGTTATATGTCATTGACTGCCCATtatgttgatgatgattggatgttacataaaagaattttaagtttttgtgtgATTCCTAATCATAAAGGAGAGGCAATTGGAAAGCTAATTGAGGTTTATTTGCATGATTGGGGTATTGAGAAAGTGTTCATCATAACCCTTGATAATGCAAGTGCAAACAATAATCTAATTGCTTATCTTAAGAGGAAAATGGTACATTGGAAAAGTTGTGTATTGGATGCTGATTTTTTGCATATTCGATGTAGTGCACACATTTTCAACTTGATTGTGTGTGAGAGTTTGAAAGAATTAGACGACTCAATTGCTAGCATTCGTAATACTGTGAGATATGTTAGATCCTCTCCTTCTAGATTGCAAAAATTTAAAGGGTGTATAAGTCAAGAGAAAATTGATAGCAAAACTTTAGTATGTTTGGATGTTCTAACAAGATGGAACTCCACATATTTAATGTTAGAGTCggctttgaaatttcaaaaagtcTTTGATAGAATGGAGGAGGAAGATGGACATTATGCTTCCTATTTTGGAGAGGATGATAGTGATAGAAAGAAGGTTGaacctcctcttgcttggcatTGGGATGATGCCAAAGTTTTTGTCCAATTTCTTAAAGGCTTTTATGATGTGACTCTTAAATTTAATGCCTCTCTGCATGTTACCTCCAATATCTATTTCCATCAAATTTCTTCCATACAAAAACAATTGGATGACTTGTGTGTTAGTGAGGATGACCGATTGTGTGTTATGGCaaggaaaatgagagaaaaatataataaatattgggGTTCCATGGGAAATGTCAATAAATTGTTTCTAATTGCAGCAGTGCCTGATCCAAGATATAAGTTGGATTATGTGTCATTTAGTTATGTGATGCTTTATGATAATGATGAAAGTATGGTTACTAAATTGATAAACAGTTTGAAAAAGACTTTAATGAGGCTGTATAATTGGTATAATGAAAGAGAAATGGGTTCAGATACTAGTTGCCAATCTTCCATTGGTGTTGAGTCTTGTGGAACTAGTTTGAATTGTAATAGTAGTGGATTAGAACATGCCAACTATGCTGACCGGGTTTGGATTGCTTATTTGAAGAAGAGAGAACAAAACCAATGTAAAGAGGTAAAAAATGATGTGGATAGGTATCTGGTCGACCCTTGTAAATCTAGTTTAAATAagggttttgatattttaaattggtgA